Proteins from a genomic interval of Streptococcus oralis:
- a CDS encoding pyridoxal phosphate-dependent aminotransferase encodes MKLSKRVLEMEESVTLASDARAKALKAQGKDVLFLTLGQPDFHTPENIQDAAVEAIRDGRASFYTVASGLPDLKAAVNTYFERYYGYSVAANEVTFATGAKFSLYTFFMAVVNPGDEVIIPTPYWVSYGDQVKMAEGVPVFVQAKEDNHFKVTVEQLEAARTDKTKVLVLNSPSNPTGMIYSREELLAIGNWAVVHDVLILADDIYGRLVYNGNEFVPISSLSEAIRKQTIVINGVSKAYAMTGWRVGYAVGNPEIIAAMSKLTGQTTSNLTAVSQYATIEALTGPQDSVETMRQAFEERLNTIYPLLCQVPGFEVVKPQGAFYLFPNVKKAMEMKGYTDVTDFTTAILEEVGLALITGAGFGAPENVRLSYATDLDTLKEAIRRLHQFMEK; translated from the coding sequence ATGAAACTATCCAAGCGTGTACTAGAAATGGAAGAGAGTGTTACTCTAGCCAGTGATGCAAGAGCCAAAGCATTAAAAGCTCAAGGAAAGGATGTTCTTTTCTTAACCTTGGGACAGCCAGATTTTCATACTCCTGAAAATATTCAGGATGCGGCGGTGGAAGCGATTCGTGATGGCCGTGCTTCCTTTTATACAGTTGCTTCAGGTCTACCAGACTTAAAGGCTGCGGTTAATACCTATTTTGAACGCTACTATGGGTATTCCGTAGCGGCTAACGAGGTTACCTTTGCCACTGGTGCTAAGTTCTCTCTCTACACCTTCTTTATGGCTGTGGTCAATCCAGGTGATGAAGTCATCATCCCTACACCTTACTGGGTCAGCTATGGAGACCAGGTCAAGATGGCAGAAGGTGTGCCAGTCTTTGTCCAGGCAAAGGAAGACAATCACTTTAAAGTAACAGTAGAGCAGCTAGAAGCAGCTCGAACAGATAAGACCAAGGTCTTGGTTCTCAATTCGCCATCGAATCCGACCGGTATGATCTACTCTCGTGAGGAACTCTTGGCTATCGGAAATTGGGCTGTTGTGCATGATGTCCTTATCCTAGCAGATGATATTTATGGTCGTTTGGTTTATAACGGGAACGAATTTGTTCCAATCTCTAGTCTGTCAGAAGCCATTCGCAAGCAAACCATCGTGATTAACGGTGTATCTAAGGCCTATGCCATGACTGGTTGGCGGGTAGGTTATGCTGTGGGAAATCCTGAGATTATTGCTGCTATGAGCAAACTAACAGGACAAACAACCTCTAACCTGACTGCCGTATCGCAATATGCTACCATTGAAGCCCTAACTGGGCCACAAGACTCTGTCGAAACCATGCGCCAGGCTTTTGAGGAACGTTTGAATACCATTTATCCTCTCTTGTGCCAAGTGCCAGGATTTGAAGTTGTCAAGCCCCAAGGAGCCTTCTATCTCTTCCCAAATGTTAAAAAAGCGATGGAGATGAAGGGTTATACCGATGTGACGGACTTTACAACGGCTATTCTTGAGGAAGTTGGTCTGGCCTTGATTACAGGAGCTGGATTTGGAGCACCAGAAAATGTTCGTCTTAGTTATGCAACTGACTTGGACACCTTGAAAGAAGCCATTCGTCGCTTGCATCAATTTATGGAAAAATAA
- the asnS gene encoding asparagine--tRNA ligase: MTKRVTIIEVKDYVGQEVTIGAWVANKSGKGKIAFLQLRDGTAFFQGVAFKPNFIEKFGEEVGLEKFETIKHLSQETSVYVTGIVKEDERSKFGYELDITDIEVIGESQDYPITPKEHGTDFLMDNRHLWLRSRKQVAVMQIRNAIIYATYEFFDKNDFMKFDSPILSGNAAEDSTELFETDYFGTPAYLSQSGQLYLEAGAMALGRVFDFGPVFRAEKSKTRRHLTEFWMMDAEYSYLTHDESLDLQEAYVKALLQGVLDRAPQALETLERDTELLKRYIAEPFKRITYDQAIDLLQEHENDEDADYEHLEHGDDFGSPHETWISNHFGVPTFVINYPAAIKAFYMKPVPGNPERVLCADLLAPEGYGEIIGGSMREEDYDALVAKMEELGMDRTEYEFYLDLRKYGTVPHGGFGIGIERMVTFAAGTKHIREAIPFPRMLHRIKP; the protein is encoded by the coding sequence ATGACAAAACGTGTAACAATCATCGAAGTAAAAGACTACGTTGGTCAAGAAGTGACCATCGGAGCCTGGGTTGCCAATAAATCAGGAAAAGGGAAAATTGCCTTCTTGCAATTGCGTGACGGAACAGCCTTTTTCCAAGGAGTTGCCTTCAAACCAAACTTTATTGAAAAATTTGGTGAAGAGGTAGGTCTTGAAAAATTTGAAACGATCAAACACTTGAGCCAAGAAACGTCTGTTTATGTGACAGGAATTGTCAAAGAAGACGAACGTTCTAAGTTTGGTTATGAGCTCGATATCACAGATATCGAAGTGATCGGTGAATCTCAAGATTATCCAATCACGCCAAAAGAACACGGAACAGACTTCTTGATGGACAACCGTCACTTGTGGCTCCGTTCTCGTAAGCAAGTAGCGGTCATGCAAATTCGTAACGCTATTATCTATGCAACCTATGAGTTTTTTGACAAGAACGACTTCATGAAGTTTGATAGCCCAATCCTTTCAGGAAATGCGGCTGAAGATTCAACAGAACTCTTTGAAACAGACTACTTTGGGACACCAGCCTACTTGAGCCAATCAGGTCAGCTTTATCTTGAAGCGGGTGCTATGGCTCTTGGTCGCGTATTTGACTTTGGTCCAGTATTCCGTGCGGAGAAATCAAAAACACGCCGTCACTTGACTGAGTTCTGGATGATGGATGCGGAGTACTCTTACTTGACACATGATGAGTCACTTGACTTGCAAGAAGCATATGTTAAAGCCCTTCTTCAAGGTGTTCTTGACCGTGCTCCTCAAGCCTTGGAAACTTTGGAACGCGATACAGAGCTTTTGAAACGCTACATTGCAGAGCCATTCAAACGAATCACTTACGATCAAGCTATTGACCTCTTGCAAGAACATGAAAACGATGAAGATGCTGATTACGAGCATTTGGAGCATGGAGATGACTTTGGTTCACCACACGAAACTTGGATTTCAAACCACTTTGGTGTCCCAACCTTCGTTATCAACTATCCAGCAGCTATCAAGGCCTTCTACATGAAACCAGTTCCTGGAAATCCAGAGCGCGTGCTTTGTGCAGACTTGCTTGCACCAGAAGGATATGGAGAAATCATCGGTGGTTCTATGCGTGAGGAAGACTATGATGCCCTTGTCGCTAAGATGGAAGAACTTGGAATGGATCGTACAGAATACGAATTCTACCTTGACCTTCGTAAATACGGTACAGTGCCACACGGTGGATTTGGTATCGGTATCGAGCGTATGGTAACCTTCGCAGCTGGAACCAAACACATCCGTGAAGCCATTCCATTCCCACGTATGTTGCACCGTATCAAACCATAA